In Sylvia atricapilla isolate bSylAtr1 chromosome 27, bSylAtr1.pri, whole genome shotgun sequence, one genomic interval encodes:
- the ODAD4 gene encoding outer dynein arm-docking complex subunit 4 — translation MAAEDDLPVVTFGNLMSEGTALSRRGQHDKALGCFNDALKLRAGDKHCLITRSKCYLKLGDTENSLKDAEASLQIDKTFSEGLYQKAETLYTMGDFEFALVFYHRGRRLRPDLHKFQLGINKAEEAIVNCIGNPSLVKLENKEELCFVSRQAELQSKKDQKQQNKPTKDQKQMKKKSPKTEQQLLGALYADKAFLEKLLKDEDLMQSSTRQGIKVMDLVLGGISYLNQRRDFWQQQKPMYARLYERKVLRQQQMRDKKEKPSDISKSIAKDMEDIDLLLARGSAEESCRKAERLLKRIQAWSENEVPNKCELIGNLHSCIGNAQLAMGQMEAALRSHKMDLDCARQNALTDGVSRALDHIGHVYARTGKFQQAINAWEEKIPLAQSSLEKAWLFHEIGRCYLELGKAEEAQDYGQKSLQSADEEGDVEWQLHATVLVAQAQVKLKDYPSAIMTFERALEKAKLVPSEAAQHAIIAALDNVSKSFIAQLNKSGKGGTLPSHEDRVFGSKNINSTTTNAKKKQENQDEKPADGNVRKGKTDKEIKESSGEKQNLGGKIK, via the exons ATGGCGGCCGAGGATGACTTACCCGTCGTCACCTTCGGAAATCTCATGAGCgaggggacagccctgagccGGCGTGGCCAGCACGACAAGGCTCTGGGCTGCTTCAATGAC GCACTGAAGCTGAGAGCAGGAGACAAACACTGCCTTATCACCCGCTCCAAGTGTTATCTGAAACTTGGAGACACAGAAAACTCCTTGAAAGATGCTGAAGCCTCGCTCCAAATCGACAAAACATTCTCTGAG GGGCTTTACCAAAAAGCAGAGACACTGTACACCATGGGTGACTTTGAGTTTGCTCTGGTGTTTTACCACCGAGGCCGAAGGCTCCGCCCAGATCTGCACAAGTTCCAGCTGGGCATCAACAAGGCTGAGGAGGCAATTGTCAACTGCATCGGGA ATCCATCCTTGGTGAAGCTGGAGAACaaggaggagctgtgctttgtgagcaggcaggcagag ctgcagagcaaaaaagaccagaaacagcagaacaaaCCAACCAAGGATCAAAAACAGATGAAGAAGAAGAGTCCAAAAACAGAGCAACAGCTTCTGGGAGCGCTTTATGCTGACAAGGCATTCCTGGAGAAGTTGCTCAAGGATGAAG ACTTgatgcagagcagcacaaggcaggggATCAAAGTCATGGACCTGGTTTTGGGTGGCATCTCCTACCTGAACCAGCGGCGGGacttctggcagcagcagaagccgATGTACGCCCGGCTGTACGAGCGCAAGGTGCTGCGGCAGCAGCAGATGCGGGACAAGAAGGAGAAACCATCTGACATTAGCAAATCCATTGCAAAAGATATGGAGGATATTGACCTGT tgctggccAGAGGTTCTGCTgaggaaagctgcaggaaagctgAGCGTCTGCTGAAACGGATACAAGCGTGGTCAGAGAATGAAGTTCCCAACAAGTGTGAACTGATTGGGAATCTCCACAGCTGCATTGGGAATGCACAGTTGGCAATGGGACAGATGGAGGCAGCTTTGCGCAGCCATAAGATGGATCTGGATTGTGCTAGGCAGAA TGCCCTGACAGACGGCGTGTCCCGGGCCCTGGACCACATCGGCCACGTGTACGCCCGAACCGGCAAGTTCCAGCAGGCCATCAACGC CTGGGAGGAGAAGATTCCACTGGCCCaatccagcctggagaaggccTGGCTGTTCCATGAAATTGGGCGGTGCTACCTCGAGCTGGGTAAAGCTGAAGAAGCCCAAGATTATGGCCAGAAGTCCCTGCAGTCAGCAGATGAAGAGGGAGATGTGGAGTGGCAGCTCCATGCCACTGTGCTAGTGGCACAGGCACAAG TGAAATTGAAAGATTACCCGTCTGCAATCATGACTTTTGAAAGGGCTTTGGAGAAGGCGAAGCTTGTGCCCAGTGAAGCTGCTCAACATGCCATCATTGCG GCCTTGGACAATGTGAGCAAAAGCTTCATTGCACAACTGAACAAAAGCGGCAAAGGCGGGACACTTCCCTCACATGAAG atCGCGTCTTCGGCAGTAAAAACATAAATAGCACCACTACAAATGCgaaaaagaagcaagagaaTCAAGATGAAAAGCC AGCAGACGGAAACGTTAGAAAGGGGAAGACGGACAAGGAAATAAAGGAGAGCAGTGGGGAAAAGCAGAACCTAGGCGGgaagattaaataa